One genomic window of Mesoplodon densirostris isolate mMesDen1 chromosome 14, mMesDen1 primary haplotype, whole genome shotgun sequence includes the following:
- the LOC132501368 gene encoding uncharacterized protein C2orf78-like, with protein sequence MPLKSSVFASACRRPTWLSEHSMLRLLLDDIKLLDRPKLQSYKYRQQPKRCALRFWPSWQLKESARSPALYPRTDLTQVLYGQLLRRGHRKKAVMGALTSMMSRSSGSAVVTVTVSVARGQPVPPTTPSCVPNCSTEQTVRAWELHEQSETLKITMVINSQNCHNPSVLGTLNSLQHSLPVVSNAASLTASVCNFSRVSAPAVSSASATATSFQTHMGSAYLHQHSSTTMLSGVTDQSQISTSAASYPGVFEWGITGSTEKNSSSLGDFTLALTDQHTAASSMFMAAQYDKTADTNNMAPLYPSLSASLAQGTPSQIPNQGHSLSLPYQEGSQVYYYNHGTLGSLLYGELGSCLQSYGSVSYTGSRASVQPEMVMVLKEIQPTNILPPASTSGIYYPVSAHHITETSFQGMETSLVMKTSLGWQPPIQTFCVTQTQELPESCRSRSIQILERNPPPELGDISGTAPVQSASSLLALPPAPRQGQIESKNLEDITTKLSKPLDAYQIPRENQELPLLPSEIPDIHQLPGCTDPVSQEEQPGSENAHLGKDSLSLEDLGTLENGMESSSGFADTTTLAEHIHLPQLFNSLKDLHQSKGPNVIKAKDTWVIKVNQVQEKPSVIKDPSDQPGKNKHKASEPISGAPKAKIQPKNPQCLLGGEVVLCNAAVSDRAPVNTAKHSKGKPQKAASRKISKTKSHGQEKTTRTRGRKKAEEKKQSGNKVKAEEKPTIPKTKRKEHQTELIHESIKKPRTSLGMRMLESVKVFHALGKKNDKKTGLSSCRVLGNSSNPKDPQPPPAIQPWRRTPREGKSPEKTQVEAQKPDSSAEKQCPSPSQYELPPPEKVKFSAWDKPQARPAPRRPQSLASHRPAVADRAQPASSNSAQPAAASSSQPAPASLPGPAKPAQPTVTNPTQPGWTAHIHPCVPQSAAPRPAPYKTSSFASLQREPLPPAVTKRQFPPKLQTPFLLQDFSKQRRPWREPNVSEPVMSKPIELEQRPEREAMKRRAQQERENAAKYTSLGKLQVFIEREKEMAIADYYGYL encoded by the exons gttgcagaGCTATAAATACCGGCAACAGCCCAAACGGTGCGCACTTCGCTTTTGGCCGagttggcagctgaaggagagtgctcggaGCCCAGCTCTCTATCCAaggaccgatctcacccaagttCTCTATGGGCAgttacttag GcgaggccatcggaagaaggcggtgatgggtgctctcaccTCCATGATGTCCCGCAGCTCAGGGTCCGCAGTGGTCACAgtcactgtcagtgtggcgcgggggcagccagtgccgcccacgacgCCCAGCTGTGTCCCgaactgcagcacagagcagacg GTAAGAGCGTGGGAACTGCACGAGCAAAGTGAGACACTGAAGATCACAATGGTAATTAATAGCC AAAATTGCCACAATCCATCTGTACTTGGAACTCTGAATTCTCTGCAGCACTCTCTTCCTGTGGTGAGCAATGCAGCTTCCCTAACAGCAAGTGTCTGCAACTTCTCCAGAGTCTCTGCTCCTGCCGTCAGTTCGGCATCAGCTACGGCCACCTCTTTCCAGACACACATGGGTAGTGCCTACCTTCACCAACATTCTAGCACAACTATGTTATCTGGAGTTACTGACCAGAGCCAGATCTCCACTTCAGCTGCTTCCTATCCAGGTGTTTTTGAGTGGGGCATCACAGGAAGCACTGAAAAGAATTCTTCTTCACTCGGAGACTTTACTCTGGCACTCACTGACCAGCACACAGCTGCTTCCTCCATGTTTATGGCAGCCCAGTATGATAAAACTGCAGACACCAATAACATGGCCCCTCTATATCCATCACTTTCTGCCAGCCTTGCTCAGGGAACACCATCTCAGATTCCAAATCAGGGACATAGCCTGTCACTTCCCTACCAGGAAGGAAGCCAGGTATATTACTATAACCACGGCACACTGGGGTCTTTACTGTATGGAGAACTTGGCTCCTGCCTGCAGTCCTATGGTTCTGTGTCATACACAGGAAGTAGGGCCTCTGTGCAACCAGAAATGGTAATGGTACTAAAGGAGATTCAGCCCACCAATATCTTACCACCAGCTTCCACCTCTGGAATCTACTACCCTGTGTCTGCTCACCACATCACAGAAACAAGTTTTCAAG ggatggagacttccctggtgatgaaaACTTCCCTGGGATGGCAACCTCCAATCCAGACATTTTGTGTGACACAAACTCAAGAACTCCCCGAGTCCTGCAGGAGCAGAAGTATTCAGATACTTGAGAGAAATCCACCACCCGAACTTGGGGACATTTCAGGGACAGCTCCAGTCCAGAGTGCCAGTAGTCTCCTGGCCCTGCCTCCAGCTCCAAGGCAGGGACAAATAGAGAGTAAGAACTTGGAGGATATTACAACCAAGCTTTCAAAGCCTCTGGATGCCTACCAGATCCCAAGAGAAAACCAAGAGCTTCCACTACTCCCTTCAGAAATCCCTGATATTCACCAGCTCCCGGGCTGCACTGACCCCGTCAGCCAAGAGGAGCAGCCTGGTTCTGAAAACGCTCATCTGGGAAAGGACAGCCTGAGTCTTGAGGACCTAGGGACACTTGAAAATGGGATGGAATCTAGCAGTGGTTTTGCAGACACTACTACACTGGCGGAGCATATTCACCTTCCCCAGCTCTTTAATTCATTGAAAGATCTTCATCAATCCAAAGGTCCCAACGTGATCAAAGCCAAAGACACCTGGGTCATTAAAGTGAATCAGGTGCAGGAAAAGCCAAGTGTCATAAAGGATCCCTCTGATCAACCCGGGAAGAACAAACATAAAGCCTCTGAGCCTATCAGTGGTGCTCCCAAGGCCAAGATCCAGCCCAAGAATCCACAGTGCCTGTTAGGGGGAGAAGTGGTTCTATGCAATGCTGCAGTCAGTGACAGGGCTCCTGTGAACACGGCCAAGCATTctaaaggcaaacctcagaaagCTGCATCCAGAAAGATCAGCAAAACTAAGAGCCACGGGCAGGAAAAgaccacaaggaccagaggaagaaagaaggctgAAGAGAAGAAGCAGTCAGGGAACAAAgtcaaggcagaagagaagccaacaaTTCCCAAGACGAAGCGAAAGGAACACCAAACTGAGCTTATCCACGAGAGCATTAAAAAGCCTCGAACCTCCCTAGGCATGCGCATGCTGGAGTCTGTGAAGGTTTTTCATGCACTGGGGAAGAAGAATGATAAGAAAACTGGGCTCTCTTCCTGTCGGGTCTTGGGAAATTCAAGCAACCCTAAAGACCCCCAGCCACCCCCAGCTATCCAGCCATGGCGGCGTACCCCACGTGAGGGTAAGAGTCCTGAGAAAACTCAAGTCGAAGCCCAGAAACCAGACAGCAGTGCTGAAAAACAGTGTCCATCTCCATCCCAGTATGAGCTGCCTCCACCTGAGAAGGTCAAGTTTTCTGCCTGGGACAAGCCTCAAGCTCGACCTGCTCCTCGGAGGCCACAGTCTCTGGCCTCACATCGGCCTGCTGTGGCGGACCGTGCCCAGCCTGCTTCTTCTAACTCAGCTCAACCTGCTGCAGCCAGTTCATCCCAGCCAGCTCCTGCCTCTTTGCCAGGTCCTGCCAAACCAGCTCAGCCAACTGTGACCAACCCAACCCAACCGGGTTGGACCGCCCATATCCATCCTTGTGTCCCTCAGTCTGCTGCTCCTAGGCCTGCACCCTACAAAACTTCATCTTTCGCTTCTCTCCAGCGGGAGCCTCTTCCCCCTGCTGTGACTAAGCGCCAGTTCCCACCCAAGCTCCAAACCCCATTTCTACTCCAAGACTTCAGCAAGCAACGAAGACCATGGAGGGAACCCAACGTTTCTGAGCCAGTCATGTCAAAGCCCATCGAACTAGAGCAGAGACCAGAGCGGGAGGCCATGAAGAGGCGGGCTCAACAAGAACGTGAGAATGCCGCCAAATACACCTCTTTGGGGAAACTGCAAGTTTTCattgagagggaaaaagaaatggcAATTGCTGACTACTACGGATATTTATAG
- the LOC132501369 gene encoding uncharacterized protein C2orf78-like, with amino-acid sequence MPLKSSVFASACRRPTWLSEHSMLRLLLDDIKLLDRPKLQSYKYRQQPKRCALRFWPSWQLKESARSPALYPRTDLTQVLYGQLLRRGHRKKAVMGALTSMMSRSSGSAVVTVTVSVARGQPVPPTTPSCVPNCSTEQTVRAWELHEQSETLKITMVINSQNCHNPSVLGTLNSLQHSLPVVSNAASLTASVCNFSRVSAPAVSSASATATSFQTHMGSAYLHQHSSTTMLSGVTDQSQISTSAASYPGVFEWGITGSTEKNSSSLGDFTLALTDQHTAASSMFMAAQYDKTADTNNMAPLYPSLSASLAQGTPSQIPNQGHSLSLPYQEGSQVYYYNHGTLGSLLYGELGSCLQSYGSVSYTGSRASVQPEMVMVLKEIQPTNILPPASTSGIYYPVSAHHITETSFQGMETSLVMKTSLGWQPPIQTFCVTQTQELPESCRSRSIQILERNPPPELGDISGTAPVQSASSLLALPPAPRQGQIESKNLEDITTKLSKPLDAYQIPRENQELPLLPSEIPDIHQLPGCTDPVSQEEQPGSENAHLGKDSLSLEDLGTLENGMESSSGFADTTTLAEHIHLPQLFNSLKDLHQSKGPNVIKAKDTRVIKVNQVQEKPSVIKDPSDQPGKNKHKASEPISGAPKAKIQPKNPQCLLGGEVVLCNAAVSDRAPVNTAKHSKGKPQKAASRKISKTKSHGQEKTTRTRGRKKAEEKKQSGNKVKAEEKPTIPKTKRKEHQTELIHESIKKPRTSLGMRMLESVKVFHALGKKNDKKTGLSSCRVLGNSSNPKDPQPPPAIQPWRRTPREGKSPEKTQVEAQKPDSSAEKQCPSPSQYELPPPEKVKFSAWDKPQARPAPRRPQSLASHRPAVADRAQPASSNSAQPAAASSSQPAPASLPGPAKPAQPTVTNPTQPGWTAHIHPCVPQSAAPRPAPYKTSSFASLQREPLPPAVTKRQFPPKLQTPFLLQDFSKQRRPWREPNVSEPVMSKPIELEQRPEREAMKRRAQQERENAAKYTSLGKLQVFIEREKEMAIADYYGYL; translated from the exons ATGCCTCTGAAGTCCTCAGTATTTGCAAGTGCCTGCAGGCGTCCAACCTGGCTTTCAGAGCACAGCATGCTGAGGTTACTGCTGGACGACATCAAACTTCTGGACAGGCCTAA gttgcagaGCTATAAATACCGGCAACAGCCCAAACGGTGCGCACTTCGCTTTTGGCCGagttggcagctgaaggagagtgctcggaGCCCAGCTCTCTATCCAaggaccgatctcacccaagttCTCTATGGGCAgttacttag GcgaggccatcggaagaaggcggtgatgggtgctctcaccTCCATGATGTCCCGCAGCTCAGGGTCCGCAGTGGTCACAgtcactgtcagtgtggcgcgggggcagccagtgccgcccacgacgCCCAGCTGTGTCCCgaactgcagcacagagcagacg GTAAGAGCGTGGGAACTGCACGAGCAAAGTGAGACACTGAAGATCACAATGGTAATTAATAGCC AAAATTGCCACAATCCATCTGTACTTGGAACTCTGAATTCTCTGCAGCACTCTCTTCCTGTGGTGAGCAATGCAGCTTCCCTAACAGCAAGTGTCTGCAACTTCTCCAGAGTCTCTGCTCCTGCCGTCAGTTCGGCATCAGCTACGGCCACCTCTTTCCAGACACACATGGGTAGTGCCTACCTTCACCAACATTCTAGCACAACTATGTTATCTGGAGTTACTGACCAGAGCCAGATCTCCACTTCAGCTGCTTCCTATCCAGGTGTTTTTGAGTGGGGCATCACAGGAAGCACTGAAAAGAATTCTTCTTCACTCGGAGACTTTACTCTGGCACTCACTGACCAGCACACAGCTGCTTCCTCCATGTTTATGGCAGCCCAGTATGATAAAACTGCAGACACCAATAACATGGCCCCTCTATATCCATCACTTTCTGCCAGCCTTGCTCAGGGAACACCATCTCAGATTCCAAATCAGGGACATAGCCTGTCACTTCCCTACCAGGAAGGAAGCCAGGTATATTACTATAACCACGGCACACTGGGGTCTTTACTGTATGGAGAACTTGGCTCCTGCCTGCAGTCCTATGGTTCTGTGTCATACACAGGAAGTAGGGCCTCTGTGCAACCAGAAATGGTAATGGTACTAAAGGAGATTCAGCCCACCAATATCTTACCACCAGCTTCCACCTCTGGAATCTACTACCCTGTGTCTGCTCACCACATCACAGAAACAAGTTTTCAAG ggatggagacttccctggtgatgaaaACTTCCCTGGGATGGCAACCTCCAATCCAGACATTTTGTGTGACACAAACTCAAGAACTCCCCGAGTCCTGCAGGAGCAGAAGTATTCAGATACTTGAGAGAAATCCACCACCCGAACTTGGGGACATTTCAGGGACAGCTCCAGTCCAGAGTGCCAGTAGTCTCCTGGCCCTGCCTCCAGCTCCAAGGCAGGGACAAATAGAGAGTAAGAACTTGGAGGATATTACAACCAAGCTTTCAAAGCCTCTGGATGCCTACCAGATCCCAAGAGAAAACCAAGAGCTTCCACTACTCCCTTCAGAAATCCCTGATATTCACCAGCTCCCGGGCTGCACTGACCCCGTCAGCCAAGAGGAGCAGCCTGGTTCTGAAAACGCTCATCTGGGAAAGGACAGCCTGAGTCTTGAGGACCTAGGGACACTTGAAAATGGGATGGAATCTAGCAGTGGTTTTGCAGACACTACTACACTGGCGGAGCATATTCACCTTCCCCAGCTCTTTAATTCATTGAAAGATCTTCATCAATCCAAAGGTCCCAACGTGATCAAAGCCAAAGACACCAGGGTCATTAAAGTGAATCAGGTGCAGGAAAAGCCAAGTGTCATAAAGGATCCCTCTGATCAACCCGGGAAGAACAAACATAAAGCCTCTGAGCCTATCAGTGGTGCTCCCAAGGCCAAGATCCAGCCCAAGAATCCACAGTGCCTGTTAGGGGGAGAAGTGGTTCTATGCAATGCTGCAGTCAGTGACAGGGCTCCTGTGAACACGGCCAAGCATTctaaaggcaaacctcagaaagCTGCATCCAGAAAGATCAGCAAAACTAAGAGCCACGGGCAGGAAAAgaccacaaggaccagaggaagaaagaaggctgAAGAGAAGAAGCAGTCAGGGAACAAAgtcaaggcagaagagaagccaacaaTTCCCAAGACGAAGCGAAAGGAACACCAAACTGAGCTTATCCACGAGAGCATTAAAAAGCCTCGAACCTCCCTAGGCATGCGCATGCTGGAGTCTGTGAAGGTTTTTCATGCACTGGGGAAGAAGAATGATAAGAAAACTGGGCTCTCTTCCTGTCGGGTCTTGGGAAATTCAAGCAACCCTAAAGACCCCCAGCCACCCCCAGCTATCCAGCCATGGCGGCGTACCCCACGTGAGGGTAAGAGTCCTGAGAAAACTCAAGTCGAAGCCCAGAAACCAGACAGCAGTGCTGAAAAACAGTGTCCATCTCCATCCCAGTATGAGCTGCCTCCACCTGAGAAGGTCAAGTTTTCTGCCTGGGACAAGCCTCAAGCTCGACCTGCTCCTCGGAGGCCACAGTCTCTGGCCTCACATCGGCCTGCTGTGGCGGACCGTGCCCAGCCTGCTTCTTCTAACTCAGCTCAACCTGCTGCAGCCAGTTCATCCCAGCCAGCTCCTGCCTCTTTGCCAGGTCCTGCCAAACCAGCTCAGCCAACTGTGACCAACCCAACCCAACCGGGTTGGACCGCCCATATCCATCCTTGTGTCCCTCAGTCTGCTGCTCCTAGGCCTGCACCCTACAAAACTTCATCTTTCGCTTCTCTCCAGCGGGAGCCTCTTCCCCCTGCTGTGACTAAGCGCCAGTTCCCACCCAAGCTCCAAACCCCATTTCTACTCCAAGACTTCAGCAAGCAACGAAGACCATGGAGGGAACCCAACGTTTCTGAGCCAGTCATGTCAAAGCCCATCGAACTAGAGCAGAGACCAGAGCGGGAGGCCATGAAGAGGCGGGCTCAACAAGAACGTGAGAATGCCGCCAAATACACCTCTTTGGGGAAACTGCAAGTTTTCattgagagggaaaaagaaatggcAATTGCTGACTACTACGGATATTTATAG